The Rhododendron vialii isolate Sample 1 chromosome 6a, ASM3025357v1 genome includes a window with the following:
- the LOC131328762 gene encoding cytochrome P450 71D11-like: protein MHNRAFEPPTCLVVPNNQTRRSAKVVRSIALDAGSAVNLTQKRNSFAFEITSRAAFGKRFKDQEAFISIVKEASKLAGGFNVADLYPSMEWLHNVNGPRSKLVKIHEAADRIMGIMVNEHKMRRASGKGREDDDLVDALLEYHDCGSNEFSLTFNNIKAVILDIFTAGGKTTAGTVDWAMSEMMKNPRIMQKAQDEVRHVFDGKGNVDETGPGELKYLNHTKYSTRICTKG from the exons ATGCACAACAGAGCTTTTGAGCCGCCAACGTGTCTTGTCGTTCCAAACAATCAGACACGAAGAAGCGCCAAAGTCGTTAGATCCATCGCTTTGGATGCAGGATCAGCCGTCAACCTTACACAGAAACGAAACTCATTCGCATTCGAAATTACTTCCAGGGCTGCCTTTGGAAAGAGATTCAAAGATCAAGAAGCATTCATATCAATTGTGAAGGAAGCTTCAAAGCTGGCCGGCGGATTCAATGTTGCCGATTTGTATCCTAGTATGGAATGGCTTCATAACGTCAATGGACCGAGGTCCAAACTAGTGAAAATTCATGAAGCAGCAGATAGGATCATGGGAATCATGGTCAATGAACACAAAATGCGCAGGGCTAGTGGCAAGGGaagagaagatgatgatctggtGGATGCTCTTTTGGAATACCATGACTGTGGGTCAAATGAATTTTCCTTAACTTTCAACAACATCAAGGCAGTTATCCTG GACATTTTCACTGCTGGGGGCAAGACAACGGCTGGGACTGTAGACTGGGCCATGTCGGAAATGATGAAAAACCCAAGGATCATGCAGAAGGCACAAGATGAAGTGAGGCATGTTTTCGATGGCAAAGGCAACGTCGACGAAACTGGCCCAGGAGAATTGAAATACTTAAACCATACCAAATATAGTACAAGAATATGTACAAAAGGATGA
- the LOC131329654 gene encoding uncharacterized protein LOC131329654, translating into MAVSSLSSTICPSLPVPKFSAIAAKPKLSILSFPSSAPTLKALKPSRPSTFRVFAAPEMLDVEEALGDESGSVEPIEVEDPEAPVSSPLGIGIDIGKSAPKQKIRIKLRSYWVPLIEDSCKQILDAARRTDAKTIGPVPLPTKKRIYCVLKSPHVHKDARFHFEIRTHQRLIDILFPTSQTIDALMVLDIPPGVDVEVKL; encoded by the exons ATGGCTGTCTCCTCACTATCTTCAACGATATGTCCATCACTTCCGGTACCCAAATTCTCCGCCATTGCTGCTAAGCCCAAGCTCTCTATACTCTCTTTTCCATCAAGTGCTCCTACGCTGAAAGCCCTAAAACCCTCTCGGCCCTCTACGTTTAGGGTTTTCGCTGCACCTGAAATGTTGGATGTCGAAGAAGCCTTGGGTGATGAATCCGGTTCCGTTGAACCCATTGAG GTTGAAGATCCAGAGGCTCCTGTGTCCTCTCCGCTTGGCATTGGGATCGATATTGGCAAG AGTGCACCAAAGCAAAAGATTAGGATCAAACTGAGGTCATATTGGGTGCCGCTGATAGAGGATTCATGCAAGCAGATATTGGATGCCGCTAGGAGAACTGATGCGAAGACCATTGGTCCTGTGCCATTACCAACCAAGAAGCGGATCTATTGCGTACTTAAATCTCCACACGTGCACAAAGACGCCAGGTTTCATTTTGAGATCAGAACACATCAGCGCCTGATTGATATTCTATTCCCGACTTCCCAAACAATAGATGCCTTGATGGTGCTTGACATTCCTCCTGGGGTAGATGTGGAAGTCAAGCTCTGA